A window from Staphylococcus succinus encodes these proteins:
- the mhqD gene encoding methylhydroquinone degradation carboxylesterase MhqD — MEHIYREGEANAPTFILLHGTGGDEKDLLPLATVLNDKYNVLSVRGEISENGMNRFFKRHGEGQYDVEDLNYRTERLITFLKEAAQRYNFDLSQAVPVGFSNGSNIAISMILHEDTIFNTALLYAPLYPIEITNDKDLSQMNVLLSMGENDPIVTVEDSKNVIDIFKNRGANVTEVWVNSHELTQAGVQAGQKVLNQ, encoded by the coding sequence ATGGAACATATTTATAGAGAAGGCGAAGCAAATGCGCCGACATTTATTTTATTGCATGGCACTGGTGGAGACGAGAAAGATTTATTACCTTTGGCTACAGTATTAAATGATAAATATAATGTATTAAGTGTAAGAGGTGAAATTTCTGAAAATGGTATGAATCGCTTTTTCAAACGTCATGGAGAAGGTCAGTATGATGTTGAAGATCTTAATTATAGAACTGAACGTTTAATTACATTTTTAAAAGAAGCGGCTCAAAGATATAATTTTGATTTGTCACAAGCGGTACCTGTAGGTTTTTCAAATGGTTCAAACATTGCAATTAGTATGATATTACATGAAGATACTATTTTTAATACAGCGCTATTGTATGCACCACTTTATCCTATAGAGATTACAAACGATAAAGACTTAAGTCAAATGAATGTATTGCTTTCTATGGGAGAAAATGACCCAATTGTCACAGTAGAAGATAGTAAGAATGTCATTGATATTTTTAAAAATCGCGGAGCGAATGTGACTGAGGTATGGGTAAATAGCCATGAACTTACACAAGCGGGTGTACAAGCAGGGCAAAAAGTGTTGAATCAGTAA
- a CDS encoding cysteine hydrolase family protein: MENSALIVMDMQNGIVNGLEFKDEVIKHNQQAIEAARQNNIPVIFVRVAFNGTFLEVSPNNKMFSEYQASGQQMSLTDESTQIIESLNRKEDEPIVTKHRLSAFTGSNLEVLLRGLQVNHIVLTGVSTSGVVLSTTVEAADKDYKITILEDAVTDNNSKKHQFLMNEILTRYAEISSTHSWTAVQ, translated from the coding sequence ATGGAAAATAGCGCGTTAATAGTAATGGATATGCAAAATGGCATTGTAAATGGTTTAGAATTTAAAGATGAGGTAATTAAACATAATCAGCAAGCTATTGAAGCAGCAAGGCAAAATAACATACCAGTTATATTTGTAAGAGTGGCTTTTAATGGAACATTTCTAGAAGTCTCTCCCAATAACAAAATGTTCTCTGAATATCAAGCAAGCGGTCAACAGATGTCATTGACTGATGAATCAACACAAATCATTGAATCATTAAATCGTAAAGAAGATGAACCAATTGTAACTAAACATCGGCTAAGTGCATTTACAGGCAGTAATTTAGAAGTATTATTACGAGGCCTTCAAGTTAATCATATAGTGTTAACAGGTGTAAGTACGAGCGGAGTCGTGTTATCTACGACAGTTGAAGCAGCAGATAAAGACTATAAAATCACTATATTAGAAGATGCTGTCACTGATAACAATAGTAAAAAGCATCAATTCTTAATGAATGAAATACTGACAAGATATGCTGAAATCAGTTCAACACATTCATGGACAGCAGTACAATAA
- a CDS encoding anion permease, with amino-acid sequence MNSNINYKKFIIPVVVGLIIWFLTPFKPDGVDATAWHMFAIFVATIIGCITQPLPIGAVAMIGFSLTVLTSTVKIDTAVAGFGNSSIWLIAMAFFISRGFVKTGLGRRIALQFVKLFGKKTLGLGYSLIGVDLILAPATPSNTARAGGIMFPIINALSRSFGSKPEDGTQRKMGAFLIFTEFHGNLITAAMFLTAMAGNPLAQSLAKHQGVDITWMNWFLAALIPGIISLILVPLIIYKLYPPEIKETPNAKTWAQNELNDMGTISKSEKFMIGIFLIALILWVLGSLLNIDATLTAFIALSLLLITGVLTWNDVLKETGAWNTLVWFSILVMMANQLNELGFIPWLSKSISGSLGGLSWPIVLIILVLFYFYSHYLFASSTAHVSAMYSALLAVAIATGAPPLFSALILGFFGNLMASTTHYSSGPAPILYSAGYVTQNRWWAMNAILAIFYFVVWLGIGSLWMKLIGLM; translated from the coding sequence GTGAATAGTAATATTAATTATAAAAAGTTCATTATCCCTGTAGTTGTTGGGCTCATCATCTGGTTTCTTACCCCATTTAAACCAGATGGCGTAGATGCAACAGCATGGCATATGTTCGCTATATTCGTTGCAACGATTATTGGTTGTATTACTCAACCTTTACCAATTGGTGCAGTCGCAATGATTGGTTTCTCACTCACTGTGCTTACGAGTACGGTCAAAATAGATACTGCGGTCGCTGGGTTTGGTAACAGTAGTATTTGGCTAATTGCCATGGCTTTTTTTATCTCAAGAGGATTTGTAAAAACAGGCTTAGGGAGACGTATCGCATTGCAATTCGTCAAACTATTCGGCAAGAAGACTTTAGGTCTAGGCTATTCACTGATAGGTGTTGATCTGATTTTAGCACCTGCAACCCCAAGTAACACGGCTCGTGCTGGTGGGATTATGTTCCCAATTATTAATGCGCTCTCTCGCTCTTTTGGTTCTAAACCTGAAGACGGTACACAACGTAAAATGGGAGCATTTCTTATTTTTACAGAATTTCATGGTAATTTAATTACAGCTGCTATGTTTTTAACTGCGATGGCTGGTAATCCATTAGCTCAATCACTCGCAAAACATCAAGGCGTCGATATTACTTGGATGAACTGGTTCTTAGCCGCCCTCATCCCCGGAATTATTTCTTTAATTTTAGTACCGTTAATCATCTATAAGTTATATCCACCTGAAATTAAAGAAACACCAAATGCCAAAACATGGGCTCAAAATGAGTTAAACGATATGGGTACAATATCTAAGAGTGAAAAATTCATGATCGGTATCTTTTTAATAGCACTCATACTTTGGGTATTAGGTAGCCTCTTAAATATTGATGCAACCTTAACTGCATTTATTGCATTATCTCTTTTACTCATTACAGGCGTACTGACATGGAACGACGTCTTAAAAGAAACAGGTGCTTGGAATACATTAGTTTGGTTCTCAATCTTAGTTATGATGGCAAATCAACTCAATGAACTTGGTTTTATACCGTGGTTAAGTAAAAGTATATCAGGCAGTTTAGGCGGCTTAAGTTGGCCAATTGTCCTCATCATACTAGTGCTCTTCTACTTCTACTCTCACTATCTGTTTGCAAGTTCGACAGCACATGTGAGTGCCATGTATTCTGCTTTACTTGCCGTGGCAATTGCAACAGGTGCGCCACCATTATTCAGCGCTTTAATATTAGGTTTCTTTGGTAATTTAATGGCATCTACAACACACTATAGTAGTGGCCCTGCTCCTATTCTTTATTCTGCCGGCTATGTAACTCAAAATCGCTGGTGGGCAATGAATGCTATATTAGCTATATTTTACTTTGTTGTATGGTTAGGTATTGGCTCACTTTGGATGAAACTTATCGGCCTTATGTAA
- the melB gene encoding melibiose:sodium transporter MelB → MERNLTKFQKYAFGFGTVGKDAVFNIVSLFLMFYMSDILGLSPAFAGVLFFVARIWDAINDPVMGMIVDNTRNKLGKFKTWLIVGTLINAVITVLLFTNFDMSTTSMYVYISIVYILWGMTYTIMDIPYWSWLPNLTSNPREREEIAVVPRFFASFAALIIGSFGLWFIDELGALFDSGSRETGIFILAIICSVIFIITIGITVIFVKEDVEIERQNAIKVNFKDIWRILFKNKELLAIIGVILAFNLCGQMINGIIIYYFKYVTNAESLFSLFNTLIIMEMVALLVFPFLVKRLGRTIVFNSAILSVIMGLFVILIAGFVAPQAPLWIILGGGLIRYGTGTLVGVNTVALADVIDYSEVKFGQRNESVITSTQTFLVKLAQAIAGLCVGLGLSLVGYIPNQAQTAGTILGMRIEMIGIPLIFIIACGVLYHKAFNLKGDFLSDIQKTLYYKRKNKEKQTDI, encoded by the coding sequence ATGGAAAGAAATTTAACTAAATTTCAAAAGTATGCATTTGGATTTGGTACAGTCGGCAAGGACGCTGTATTTAACATTGTAAGTTTATTTTTGATGTTTTATATGAGTGATATTTTAGGATTATCTCCCGCTTTTGCAGGAGTGTTATTTTTTGTTGCTAGGATTTGGGATGCTATTAATGATCCAGTGATGGGGATGATTGTAGATAATACACGTAATAAGCTAGGTAAATTTAAAACATGGCTTATTGTAGGAACATTGATTAATGCAGTAATCACGGTATTATTATTTACCAATTTTGATATGTCTACCACTTCGATGTACGTATATATATCGATTGTATATATACTGTGGGGAATGACATATACAATTATGGATATTCCTTATTGGTCTTGGTTACCAAACTTAACAAGTAACCCCAGGGAAAGAGAAGAAATAGCTGTAGTTCCGCGATTTTTTGCGAGCTTTGCAGCATTAATTATTGGTAGTTTTGGTCTATGGTTTATAGATGAATTAGGTGCTTTGTTTGATAGTGGTTCTAGGGAAACAGGTATCTTTATACTAGCTATTATTTGTAGTGTTATTTTTATTATAACTATAGGAATCACAGTCATTTTTGTTAAAGAAGATGTAGAAATTGAAAGGCAGAATGCTATTAAAGTTAATTTTAAAGATATATGGCGTATTTTATTTAAAAATAAAGAACTATTAGCGATTATTGGTGTAATTCTTGCATTTAACTTATGTGGTCAAATGATTAATGGCATTATTATTTACTATTTTAAATATGTAACAAACGCTGAAAGTTTATTCTCGCTATTTAATACATTAATTATTATGGAAATGGTAGCTTTGTTAGTCTTTCCATTTTTAGTGAAAAGGTTAGGACGTACCATAGTATTTAATAGTGCTATTTTAAGTGTTATTATGGGTCTCTTTGTCATATTAATTGCAGGATTTGTAGCACCCCAAGCGCCTTTATGGATTATTTTAGGAGGTGGTCTCATCAGATATGGTACTGGAACATTAGTAGGTGTAAATACTGTCGCATTAGCAGATGTTATAGATTATAGTGAAGTTAAATTTGGGCAACGCAATGAAAGTGTGATTACATCTACACAAACATTTTTAGTGAAGTTGGCACAAGCGATAGCTGGCTTATGTGTAGGTCTTGGTCTTTCACTTGTAGGTTATATCCCTAACCAAGCCCAAACAGCAGGAACAATTTTAGGAATGAGAATTGAAATGATTGGTATACCGCTCATATTTATTATTGCTTGTGGTGTACTTTACCATAAGGCATTTAATTTAAAAGGCGATTTTTTAAGTGATATACAAAAAACGTTATATTATAAGCGTAAAAATAAAGAAAAACAAACCGATATTTAG
- a CDS encoding AraC family transcriptional regulator: MHLLWKKFKKFNYEAQVDECGIEIGTSIIGYDYIVTRPVVIHIVSEGEGDFIYDGVTHHLCAGDVFVLKKGMKVQYNPSINKPWRYYWVGISGKQAHTYFSRSALAEHIVMKNYDTTLLFSIISKICDLSANMDIKKSQDILLNQYLFELLHCLQETFPTHQDILDNQQLHTNIQVALDFINQNFTSNITIDDVAKKANLSRSYLYKMFIKHFNVSPKTYLIHLRMYQAAQLLIQTSHPISYIAYSVGYKDPLVFSKSFKHYFKISATAYRARYGV; the protein is encoded by the coding sequence ATGCATTTATTATGGAAAAAATTCAAAAAATTTAATTATGAAGCCCAAGTTGATGAATGCGGTATTGAAATAGGCACATCTATTATTGGATATGATTATATTGTTACTCGCCCTGTTGTAATTCACATTGTTTCAGAAGGTGAAGGTGATTTTATATATGATGGCGTAACGCATCATTTATGTGCTGGCGATGTTTTTGTTTTAAAAAAAGGCATGAAAGTTCAATATAACCCTTCAATAAATAAGCCTTGGCGCTATTATTGGGTAGGTATAAGTGGCAAACAAGCACATACCTATTTTTCTCGTTCAGCTTTAGCTGAGCATATTGTAATGAAAAATTATGATACAACACTACTATTTTCAATTATTTCTAAAATATGTGATTTATCCGCAAATATGGATATTAAAAAATCACAAGATATCTTATTAAATCAATACTTATTTGAGTTGTTACATTGCTTACAAGAAACATTTCCGACCCATCAAGACATTCTAGATAACCAACAATTACATACAAATATTCAAGTGGCATTAGATTTTATAAACCAGAATTTCACTTCAAACATTACTATTGATGACGTTGCTAAAAAAGCGAATTTGAGTAGAAGTTATCTTTATAAAATGTTTATTAAGCATTTCAATGTATCACCTAAAACATATTTGATACATCTTCGTATGTATCAAGCTGCTCAACTGTTAATACAAACTTCACACCCTATTAGCTATATTGCTTACAGTGTAGGTTATAAAGACCCGCTCGTTTTTTCTAAGTCATTTAAGCACTATTTCAAAATAAGTGCTACAGCATATAGAGCACGTTACGGTGTTTAA
- a CDS encoding glycoside hydrolase family 2 TIM barrel-domain containing protein — translation MNFKFHTDIEKQSVNALPKHAYFVPYTNKTEAFSNPKREHMNRVTLLNGTWKFRYFESLNEFLKQHELLEFDEIPVPSVWNLHGYDQLQYTNVQYPIPYDPPYVPEKNPCGFYQKDFDIKNYDEKLDYHLNFEGVAGAYYVWVNHQFVGYGQIAHDINEFDISSFVRAQNNKIEVLVFKYSDATYFEGQDMFRHSGIFRDVYVVGRSKKRIIDFKIETKLGEYEAATIEVAILKQKQNPEVTYQLLDNEGNVIAVDNAALEGFSITVPEAKLWSAERPYLYELFVITADEVISQKIGIREVTISNNKLLINDQAIKLRGVNYHDSDPETGYSISKERLLEDFKLMKAGNFNAIRTAHYPKSPYFYELANQYGFYVMSEADLETHGVVLLYGEENNEDYNLIADDKRFEKPIIERVVSSIVPLKNFTSIISWSMGNEAGFGCNFERALEQAKQLDTTRPLHYEGALYAEDHHDLSLIDMISRMYPSTDELVQRYLSKEDLDKPIVLCEYAHAMGNSPGGLKEYHELMENYDAFIGGFVWEWCDHAIKTTIQNGTSVYRYGGDFGEKVHDGNFCVDGIVNPDRVPHDNYFEFQQIHRPIILKEHNATNYIFENRLDFVDVSEIINIICTVTHRDGEKVVFELELPEFKPHTIIEMNLSEYIMLDTVSDVSFAYVVKKDQLLLQKDTYLGTDQVIYKRRDIAALNNKQQEKVSLIKNTSQEVVVKYQNWYYVFDKHCGVLSKVVHEQHILVNNPIQLTVWRAPTDNDSHVKVEWKKMNYDSLRPRVYETSVKQHHDGSVTICFDLALIEDRRPKVMTGTLTWSVLNQGEISVDYNMKKEARAPFLPRFGMTFKLSEQFEALKYYGFGPFCSYIDKREASYLDMFETTVTQNFEHHIMPQETGSHIDTSYIALSDGQYQAEVIAEKPISFNAKHYSDYQLTVANHDDELTAEPYTFLTIDEGQSGIGTNSCGPRLPEKYQLNQSQFKLKYKIHFNKL, via the coding sequence TTGAATTTTAAATTTCATACTGATATAGAAAAACAAAGTGTAAACGCATTACCGAAACATGCTTATTTTGTACCATATACTAATAAGACAGAAGCTTTTTCTAATCCGAAGCGGGAACATATGAATAGAGTAACGTTGCTCAATGGAACATGGAAATTTAGATATTTTGAGAGTTTAAATGAGTTTTTAAAGCAGCATGAATTATTAGAATTTGATGAAATTCCTGTACCAAGCGTTTGGAATTTACATGGATATGATCAATTACAGTATACAAATGTACAATATCCTATTCCATACGATCCTCCTTATGTACCTGAAAAGAATCCATGTGGTTTTTACCAAAAAGATTTTGATATAAAAAATTACGATGAAAAATTAGACTATCATTTAAACTTTGAAGGTGTAGCTGGTGCATATTATGTATGGGTAAATCACCAATTTGTAGGATACGGACAAATTGCACATGATATTAATGAATTTGATATTTCTTCATTTGTAAGAGCACAAAATAATAAAATTGAAGTATTAGTGTTCAAATATTCGGATGCCACTTATTTTGAGGGTCAAGACATGTTTAGACATTCGGGTATTTTTAGAGATGTTTATGTGGTAGGGAGAAGTAAAAAACGGATTATTGATTTCAAAATAGAGACAAAATTAGGTGAGTATGAAGCAGCGACGATTGAAGTAGCGATTTTAAAGCAGAAACAAAACCCTGAAGTAACTTATCAATTATTAGATAATGAAGGCAATGTTATTGCTGTTGATAATGCAGCATTAGAAGGATTTTCAATCACTGTGCCAGAAGCGAAATTATGGAGTGCAGAGCGTCCCTATTTATATGAATTATTTGTAATAACAGCGGATGAAGTAATTAGCCAAAAAATCGGAATTAGGGAAGTTACTATTTCTAATAATAAATTATTAATCAATGACCAAGCGATTAAATTAAGAGGGGTCAATTACCATGATAGTGATCCTGAAACTGGATATTCAATAAGTAAAGAACGATTACTTGAGGATTTTAAACTTATGAAAGCAGGCAATTTTAATGCGATTCGTACAGCGCACTATCCAAAGTCCCCGTATTTTTATGAACTTGCGAATCAATATGGCTTTTACGTTATGAGCGAAGCAGACCTTGAAACACATGGTGTCGTATTACTATATGGTGAAGAGAATAACGAGGATTATAACCTCATTGCAGATGATAAACGATTTGAGAAACCCATTATAGAAAGAGTAGTATCATCGATCGTCCCATTGAAAAATTTTACTTCAATTATTTCATGGTCTATGGGCAATGAAGCTGGTTTTGGCTGTAACTTTGAGAGGGCGTTGGAACAAGCAAAGCAATTAGATACTACGAGACCATTACATTATGAAGGGGCGTTGTATGCTGAGGATCATCATGATTTATCACTAATTGATATGATTAGTAGAATGTATCCTTCTACCGATGAATTGGTACAACGCTATCTATCAAAAGAAGATTTAGATAAACCTATTGTTCTATGTGAGTATGCACACGCTATGGGAAATTCTCCTGGAGGTCTTAAAGAATATCATGAATTAATGGAGAATTATGATGCGTTTATAGGTGGTTTTGTATGGGAGTGGTGTGATCATGCAATCAAAACAACTATCCAAAATGGCACATCGGTATATAGATATGGCGGCGATTTTGGAGAAAAGGTACATGATGGTAACTTTTGTGTAGATGGCATTGTGAACCCAGATAGGGTGCCTCATGATAATTATTTTGAATTTCAACAAATACATCGTCCTATTATTTTAAAAGAACACAACGCTACTAATTATATTTTCGAAAATAGACTGGATTTTGTTGATGTATCTGAAATAATTAATATAATTTGTACAGTAACTCATCGAGACGGTGAAAAGGTTGTATTTGAGCTAGAGTTACCTGAATTTAAACCTCATACAATTATCGAAATGAATTTGAGTGAATATATTATGCTAGATACAGTCAGTGATGTTTCATTTGCTTATGTAGTTAAAAAGGATCAATTATTATTACAAAAAGATACCTATTTAGGTACCGATCAAGTTATTTATAAACGAAGAGATATAGCTGCTTTGAATAACAAGCAGCAAGAAAAGGTTTCTCTAATCAAGAACACATCACAAGAAGTCGTTGTTAAGTACCAGAATTGGTATTATGTTTTTGATAAACATTGTGGTGTTCTATCGAAAGTGGTGCACGAGCAGCATATTTTAGTCAATAACCCTATACAACTTACAGTATGGAGAGCCCCGACAGACAATGATAGTCATGTCAAAGTTGAATGGAAAAAGATGAATTATGATTCATTACGTCCAAGAGTTTATGAGACATCTGTGAAGCAACATCATGATGGAAGCGTTACGATTTGTTTCGACCTAGCACTTATAGAAGATCGTCGACCTAAAGTGATGACAGGGACACTAACATGGAGTGTTTTAAATCAAGGTGAAATATCAGTAGATTACAATATGAAGAAAGAGGCAAGAGCGCCATTTTTACCTAGATTCGGTATGACGTTCAAATTATCTGAGCAGTTTGAAGCATTAAAATATTATGGTTTCGGGCCATTCTGTAGTTATATTGATAAAAGAGAAGCAAGTTATTTAGATATGTTTGAAACAACCGTAACTCAGAATTTTGAACATCATATTATGCCTCAAGAAACAGGAAGTCACATTGATACAAGTTACATCGCATTAAGTGATGGCCAGTATCAAGCAGAAGTGATAGCAGAAAAACCAATAAGTTTTAATGCAAAACATTATTCAGATTACCAATTAACGGTAGCTAATCATGATGATGAATTAACCGCAGAACCCTATACATTTTTAACTATTGATGAGGGACAAAGTGGTATTGGTACAAATAGCTGTGGGCCTAGACTACCAGAAAAGTATCAATTAAACCAATCACAATTTAAATTGAAATATAAAATACATTTTAACAAGCTTTAA
- a CDS encoding cation:proton antiporter: protein MLVIVIFLALGIFSQWFASRIKWPSIVVMAIVGLLVGPVFGLINPQESLGESAFSPLVSIAVAIILFEGSSNLDFRELRGISKAVVRIITIGAIIAWILGAITLHYVLDFSIAISLVLGGLFLITGPTVIQPLLKQAKVRKSVDSILRWESIILDPIGPMLALGAFYVFQIIEQGFNLQIILSFVLRSFIAVIVGFAASYLFMWLIKRDLIPQNLMPPIQLVFILLTFAICDEFLPESGLLAVTIFGLMMARMKRHDLIFKESDHFIENMSTIMVSTVFILITSSLTLEVLKSILSWKLFIFCAIMIILVRPLSILLATINTEISKRERAMVSMMAPRGIVVLTVAQFFGGLFVEKGTPMAEYITPVTFGLVFVTVVIYGFSFLPLSKVMRLSSTEPPGVIIVGESEFSFHLGAKLRAHRIPVMTFNLFNNTSQRSKDLDFEVFEGNLLSSNDRIYADMTRYNKCLLMTQSFVFNSLAFNELVPEFGLKNVDMMPVSFTDEHARSNVDGPIRNHILFDKNFTSHWFNRFIVNHNILEIPVSNKRQLTKNDMILYHISDNKVVTFKRNNSLIDADNGTIGYLKDAYLHQNI, encoded by the coding sequence ATGCTAGTCATTGTTATATTTTTAGCATTAGGTATTTTCAGCCAGTGGTTTGCTTCTAGAATCAAATGGCCATCTATTGTAGTTATGGCTATAGTAGGGTTGCTTGTGGGACCTGTGTTTGGCTTAATTAATCCACAAGAAAGTTTAGGAGAATCAGCGTTTAGTCCGTTAGTGTCTATAGCAGTTGCGATTATACTTTTTGAAGGTAGCAGTAATTTGGATTTTCGTGAGTTAAGAGGTATATCCAAAGCAGTGGTTCGCATTATTACAATTGGTGCAATTATCGCATGGATTTTAGGTGCAATTACGCTGCACTATGTGCTTGATTTTTCAATTGCAATTTCGTTGGTTTTGGGTGGACTGTTTTTAATAACTGGACCAACTGTGATTCAACCCTTATTAAAGCAGGCTAAAGTGCGCAAAAGTGTGGATTCAATATTAAGATGGGAAAGTATTATCCTAGATCCTATTGGACCGATGTTAGCGTTAGGTGCATTTTATGTCTTTCAAATTATAGAACAAGGCTTTAACTTACAAATTATTTTGAGTTTTGTCTTACGTTCATTCATTGCTGTCATTGTTGGATTTGCAGCATCTTATTTATTTATGTGGTTAATTAAACGTGATCTTATACCACAAAATTTAATGCCACCGATTCAATTGGTATTCATCCTACTGACTTTTGCGATTTGTGATGAATTCCTACCAGAATCAGGTTTATTAGCAGTTACAATATTTGGTTTAATGATGGCTCGAATGAAGCGACATGACCTCATATTTAAAGAATCAGATCACTTTATTGAAAATATGTCGACAATTATGGTTTCAACCGTATTTATATTGATTACTTCATCGTTGACCTTAGAAGTCTTGAAAAGTATCTTATCGTGGAAATTATTTATTTTTTGTGCAATTATGATTATTTTAGTTAGACCTTTATCAATTTTGTTAGCTACAATTAATACTGAAATTTCAAAACGAGAACGAGCAATGGTATCAATGATGGCACCAAGAGGTATCGTTGTGCTAACAGTAGCTCAGTTCTTTGGTGGTTTGTTTGTAGAAAAGGGCACACCGATGGCTGAATATATTACTCCGGTTACTTTTGGCTTGGTATTTGTAACAGTGGTTATTTATGGTTTTAGTTTCTTGCCATTGAGTAAAGTTATGCGGCTTTCAAGTACAGAACCACCAGGCGTAATCATAGTAGGCGAAAGTGAATTTTCTTTTCATCTCGGTGCGAAGCTAAGAGCGCATCGAATACCAGTTATGACATTTAATTTATTTAATAATACATCACAACGTTCCAAAGATTTGGATTTCGAAGTATTTGAAGGTAACTTACTTTCAAGTAATGATCGTATTTATGCAGATATGACGCGTTATAATAAATGTTTACTTATGACGCAATCATTTGTCTTTAATAGTTTAGCCTTTAATGAACTTGTACCTGAATTCGGATTGAAAAATGTCGACATGATGCCAGTGTCATTCACTGATGAACACGCTCGTAGTAATGTCGATGGACCGATTAGAAACCATATTTTATTTGATAAAAATTTCACTTCACATTGGTTTAATCGTTTTATCGTTAATCATAATATATTAGAAATTCCAGTTTCAAATAAGCGACAATTAACTAAAAATGACATGATCTTATATCATATTAGCGATAATAAAGTTGTTACTTTTAAACGTAATAATAGTTTAATTGATGCAGATAATGGCACAATTGGCTATTTGAAAGATGCATATTTACATCAAAATATATAA